A region of Oxyura jamaicensis isolate SHBP4307 breed ruddy duck chromosome 9, BPBGC_Ojam_1.0, whole genome shotgun sequence DNA encodes the following proteins:
- the MRPL44 gene encoding 39S ribosomal protein L44, mitochondrial, protein MVAGLGLLLRASRRLLAGAGAGAVAVRAAHGSAPPRAKKRWLRAYLEQQRLEAPPQRRSEKPGWDYHAEIQAFSHRLQENFSLDLLKTAFVNSCYIKSEEAKRRELGVDKEAVALHLRDNSRLAEQGQAFSRSYLARCLEGAYPDLPAQGRGALVDFLTGQELVSHLAQNLSLQDLTLCAQFPVPPDVLHRTFFAVIGALLDSSGPDKAGVFVRDFLIPHLIGKDLFEIWEVVNPMGLLVEELTKRNISSPEPRITRQLGVTTVLPLYFVGLYCDKKIIAEGPGETLLAAEEEAARVALRKLYGYTENRRPWDYSKPKQGWTAEKAISRN, encoded by the exons ATGGTCGCCGGGCTGGGGCTTCTCCTCAGGGCGTCGCGCCGGCTGCtggccggggccggggcaggtGCCGTGGCCGTCCGGGCCGCGCACGGCTCCGCTCCGCCCCGCGCCAAGAAGCGGTGGCTCCGCGCCTACCTGGAGCAGCAGCGGCTGGAGGCGCCCCCGCAGCGGCG ATCCGAGAAGCCCGGCTGGGATTACCACGCAGAGATACAAGCCTTCAGCCACCGGCTCCAGGAAAATTTCTCTTTGGATCTTCTCAAAACCGCTTTTGTCAATTCTTGCTACATTAAAAGCGAAGAGGCGAAGCGCCGGGAGCTCGGGGTAGACAAAGAAGCGGTTGCCCTTCACCTCCGCGATAACAGCCGGCTCGCCGAGCAGGGGCAGGCCTTCTCGCGCTCCTACCTGGCGCGCTGCTTGGAAGGCGCCTATCCCGACCTACCcgcccagggcaggggagcgCTCGTTGATTTCCTTACCGGCCAGGAGCTCGTTTCTCACCTGGCTCAGAACCTGTCTCTGCAGGACCTGACGCTCTGTGCACAGTTCCCCGTCCCACCAGACGTGCTGCACAGGACGTTCTTCGCTGTTATAGGAGCGCTGCTGGACAGCAGCGGGCCTGACAAAGCGGGCGTCTTTGTCAGG gatTTTTTAATACCCCATCtgattggaaaagacctgttTGAAATCTGGGAAGTTGTAAATCCCATGGGCTTACTAGTGGAAGAGTTGACCAAGAGGAATATCTCTTCTCCGGAGCCGAGAATTACCAGGCAGCTGGGAGTCACCACAGTTCTTCCGCTGTACTTCGTTGGGCTGTACTG tgaTAAGAAGATTATCGCTGAAGGCCCTGGTGAAACGCTGCTCGCGGCAGAGGAAGAAGCTGCCCGCGTGGCGCTGCGGAAGCTGTATGGGTATACAGAGAACAGGAGACCTTGGGATTACTCGAAACCCAAACAAGGGTGGACAGCTGAAAAGGCTATCAGCAGGAACTAG